The following DNA comes from Mya arenaria isolate MELC-2E11 chromosome 11, ASM2691426v1.
TCTATTTACATCGCCACCAATAACAACGGCCAACACGTTTTGATTTATAAAAgacatattaaaacagaaaaaaaaacatttcaagaaatgaaacaaaaagtgagaagtgcaaatgtaaaacaaaactgtAATGCAGTTAAATGATCAGTAAAAGTCAGCTTATTTGATCAGTGTCACTCCGTAAACAGAAAACAGAGTTTAAACAGAAAGGGACACGTATCTAAGCAGTTTTAAACGTAACGTGAAACGTTTTCTTAAACGGTAAAACATATGAGTAAGCGTCTTAAATACGCATTTGTATTATGTTGAATTGCATAAGATTGTCAGTATTTTGTTAcataacaaaccaaaaaaaaaacattggcaacaattgcaatattttattttatgattcaGGAATCCTTTACTTCGGAAAATGAGAACAAAAATCTAGGTAAGCACATTTTCTCAGAACTATATTGCAGGggacaaacattttaagatgaACGAAACTATAGTAACTTACTGTGTTTTCGAGCAGATCCACACTCTAACGCCAGGCGGCTTATTCTACAAAGTCTCTTTCACACGCGCGATGTACATGATAACAGtagaaaaataacttaatttgaaaaaaatactaggTTCATAAAGCACAATGTGAGATTGCCATAGTAACACTAGAACATACGTCACCACCATCTAGTTTGTGGCTGCATGAGAGGGTGACTGTAACTAGGCAACACATTCATATTGTTTGTGTAGTTGTTCATATTTGGTAAATTCATCCCGTTCATGGAATTCATTGCAGAGTTCATGTTGTAAGCACAGCTCATGTTCATAGGGGAGGAAAGGGAAGTGTTGAGAGAGTTCATTCCTTGGAGACTGTCCCCCATGGACGGCAGGGCATTCATGGAGTTCACATTGTTCATTGAGGCGGCCATAGAGCCATGGTGGCCCATGTGGGGGACGGAACTGAGATTCGAGGACATGCTGTGATGGTGGTCGCTAGATTTCATTAGCCCGCCGTTCATAGTTGGTTGACAGGGTTTGCCGTCTCGGACCAATACAGGTACTGCTACCCTCCTTGGGGAAGGAAGTGGATTCAGGTCAAGCCCTTTCTCTTGTCGAGCTCTTTTTAACTTATATCTGTGGTTTTGGAACCAAATTTTCACTTGCACAGGTGAAAGACGGATTATGCTGGCTAAATGTTCTCTCTCAGGGGCAGACAAATACCTCTGTTGTCGAAAACGGCGTTCCAGTTCGTACGTTTGAGCCTTAGAGAACAACACACGCCGTTTTCGCTTCTTCTGTGATTCTGAACTACCACCCTCTTTCTTCTCACCATCCCCATCCCCACCCTCCTCGTCGTCTTCCTCTATGATGTCATCGTCATCTTTGTCGTCTGCTTCCAAGGCATCCTCGTGCTCGGATTTGACCGATTTTGTAGAGTGGTTCACCGGGTTATCGTGAGGGGTGATTTCCCCGCCAGACTGGTTAGAACTGCTTCCGGGAGAGTTCATCTGGTTCAGATCTGTAAACAGAAatcatatgtatgtatatatattgtatgtctATCAATGTTTAGCCTTGTATTCTAGTACAATTATTCCTTGTTTTCTCTATATAGAGTTTCGCATGACATACACGTCTAAGTTCTTTGGTTAAGAACTTCGTGTTGAAATGAGAGTAGTATCATAATACTGCACAATTCAAGCTTTAAGCATTGTCACGATTATTAAAACCATCCACAGTTTAAcgtagtatgtacatgtagagTTATCGGTACCGTATAGCGTGGGTTTCTACGAGGGTTAAACAggataataattatgttaaaacaattgtaaactATGCACCATCCTCGGTTCAAAAATATTCCGAATATGTgttatctttaatattttaaatcgtTTTGTACCATGCACAGGTCAACCTTTTTATGACATTTACATCACAAACGGTGCAAAATGTTAGTGGACAAAATAACCACATAATCACAGCCTTCGGATGCTTTGGTAGCCAACGTGGCCCTGCAATGACTGTATATCAGGGATACTTCCACTAATGAAGTAATCCCCTAATCCCTTGATTAACAGTTTGACGCAAAAACTCACAAGACTTTTCTGTAACCCCGAAAACTTAGCGCATTAATCTTCCATCATGACAATGCTAGCTAGTTATCAGTTGTTAATTAGCAAAAGTGGACTGGcgatgataaaataatattggtTGTATTTGTATAGGGAAAGTTTGGGACATCCAAATAGTACAAAACTTCACTGAATGTGCGTTCAATTGCTTTTGAAGTGGATAAAGTAAATAATTCAACAGATAAGAGGATAGGTCTAGCCGTTTTGACATAACACCTGGTTAAAAATTTACACTTGGTTGCAGAAATATTAGACCACAATATATCGCGAAATACATTATCAGAAAAGATGTGTTAATTAAAAGGTAATTGGGAATCGGTGGAGCgatatattaaaattttaaattaaaggtTTCCTCCATTTTGACCATTTAGAGTCTTATCCTTTTAATGGTATCAAACCAGATATTAATTGAATTTATCTGTAGGATTATGAGAGTTTTCAttcaactgtatttttttctttatttgtttcataacTTTGTACATGACCGTAAACAATTAATGGCAGCTGTTAAAATAGTAAAGTTCGCTTCATTTTCcctgaatataaaataatgtatacatatatctgCTTTTACGATTCCCGTCATATACATagaattgaaattgaatatttgtCTAAGAGTAGGTTtagtatatacataaatatactttctttataataataataataataataataataataataataataataatgataaaataaattaatcataataataattataacaacaataataataatgatagtaaaatctaaaataaaatacatatataattatatatgcacGTATAAATCATATATTGTACAGGTAAATTTTAATCTAAATAGCATTTGAAAAGACTGTGCAAATATGTGAAAATATGCGTTGATGGGGTTTTGTTCTTCAGAAAACTATTTTCTCTTTGTGAATGAAATCTCTAAAGACAATTAACATGCCacttttgatgtgtttttatatttcggGTATGGTGTTACTTTATTATTTCGCAAGGGGACAATTGTTGTACATATTATTTAGCAGATAAAGATTTTTGGAGGGCTTATATAAAGCCAGACAGGGTCATAATTGTTATAGTTTCAATGATCGCAATGTTGCCCCACCTGCCGTATACTGGTAATGAAAATAGACGCATGTATACATTTCGCTAGGCagttaaaactaaaacattacTAAACGATGGAACAACTGTTATGCTATTTGGTTGTTTGGAGTCAAGGTATCCGTTGCTTCAATAAGTTTGCCATTCCATCTTGTCTCCTTTATTTGCAATAATGCTCAATAAGGATGCCAGGTGTCAACATATAATGTAGGTATAATCAGTCGGAAAAGTATTACTTGCGGATAACTAATATGTAAAACGAATGACTGAAAATACACTATATGTGAAGTTATTGCAGTTTGTGCTTCTTTTGCTTTAATCTGAACTCAGACGCGAAATGGCCTGTTTTGCAAAATTTCAATGCCAAAAACGTTTGTTTGTAATATGCTCACGGTATTATTTTTACAGGTTCTTTCTCTTCACTTCGACACTTTCAAACATAACCAAGATTATATAGGGTCACAAGGCATCCAAAATTACTACAATTGTTCATCGAATACCTTACAGCATTAAACCAAGATCTTGAAAACGTACGTGTATATTGCATGACGTCAGCGGAGTTATTCTGCAGCCATCTGGCGTACGGGTTATCCCCGACGTCGTAGCTGCCGTAATCCACCGACGGCAGCTCGGGAATGTTCGGGATTGTCCGGAAAGCCGCCGTCGTTGACGTCCCGTTGGAAACGGGGCTGCACGCTAGCTTTCCGTCTGGATGTAGGTCCAGAATGTCCTTGACGTTGAAGCTGCTTGATTTCATCACCAAGTTGCCATCCATCTGTTCATTTGTAAGCAAAACAACGCTTTAATAATCAAACCAATATTCCTTCAGTGTAAATCAAAAGGTGATCACTTGTAACTGATATACGTGATAAAAGTAAGATGAGTGTTAAGTCTCTAGACTTATAAGTCCTCAAAGTCTCCTGTAAATCTGCACCCAACCGCGCTCTTAAGTTTAAAGGAGAAAAATCGAAATGTGATTAACACATGCCAATATGAAGGAGGTTTTCGAATGATAGCTATATTTCACAGAGGTTTTTGTTGACATTGCAACTGTCCTCAATATCGGAGGAGGAGATACTCTATTCATTGGGAATTTTCTATTAAAGCCAACCAACCAGTAGAAATATTTGCCTTTCCTTTCAGAGTGATAGCGTGTGGTCGGTAATTGGCTGCCGAGGGGAAGCGACACACGATATCTCCAAGGAGGCGGAGACAGCTTTAAGAGTGGCAGAGCCATGAGCCTTCAGATTTCAACCATTTGTGGTGATAGAATAAACTTAAAGCTCTCTGCTGGAATTAAAAGCTTTATTCCATTTAGAGAGCTACTTTATTGCCTCTGATAATTGTCCAGTTGTCAGACAAAGgttttgtgtttaattaatcCAAAACCCCGGCAATTAATGTGTTGGAAACGTCTACTACTGCGCCAGTCCATTACAAAACTTGACGAAACTCTtcttattttattgctttcaagTACTCATGGTGGtaatggaaaacagtttaacaGATTTTCGGGGCTCGAGCCCTGACAGTTAACGAGGCTAGCGCGGGGCTCGTTGCGTAACGGCTTAACAAG
Coding sequences within:
- the LOC128209312 gene encoding homeobox protein Nkx-2.2-like; translated protein: MRTLGMMDTDAHLKSTTDAIAEAWSAMDGNLVMKSSSFNVKDILDLHPDGKLACSPVSNGTSTTAAFRTIPNIPELPSVDYGSYDVGDNPYARWLQNNSADVMQYTHLNQMNSPGSSSNQSGGEITPHDNPVNHSTKSVKSEHEDALEADDKDDDDIIEEDDEEGGDGDGEKKEGGSSESQKKRKRRVLFSKAQTYELERRFRQQRYLSAPEREHLASIIRLSPVQVKIWFQNHRYKLKRARQEKGLDLNPLPSPRRVAVPVLVRDGKPCQPTMNGGLMKSSDHHHSMSSNLSSVPHMGHHGSMAASMNNVNSMNALPSMGDSLQGMNSLNTSLSSPMNMSCAYNMNSAMNSMNGMNLPNMNNYTNNMNVLPSYSHPLMQPQTRWW